From one Tsukamurella tyrosinosolvens genomic stretch:
- a CDS encoding SDR family NAD(P)-dependent oxidoreductase, with product MSDSPVWLVTGASKGIGLEVVKAALASGARVAATTRNPEKLTAELDDPNLLPLPMRVTDEVDVRRAVARVEQELGPIDVLVNNAGYSLLGAVEEVALDDVRANFDVNVFGVLAVTQAVLPGMRARRSGRILNLASISASVTGPAQGIYSATKAAVLLLTEALDAEIAPLGLHAVAICPGGVRTDFLDASSSRRPATAIDDYAAVAGTLSALDRLNHNQGGDPALLAQTLVEVAAMPDPPTRLYLGKDALHAILRATEAEHADAERYAELSRSISH from the coding sequence GCTCGCGAGCGGGGCCCGCGTCGCGGCCACGACCCGCAACCCCGAGAAGCTGACCGCCGAGTTGGATGACCCGAACCTCCTGCCGCTGCCGATGCGGGTCACCGATGAGGTGGACGTGCGCCGCGCCGTCGCGCGGGTCGAACAGGAGCTCGGCCCCATCGACGTGCTGGTCAACAACGCCGGCTACTCGCTGCTCGGCGCGGTCGAGGAGGTCGCGCTCGACGACGTGCGGGCGAACTTCGACGTCAACGTCTTCGGCGTCCTCGCGGTCACGCAGGCGGTGCTCCCGGGCATGCGGGCGCGCCGGTCGGGCCGGATCCTCAACCTGGCGTCGATCTCCGCGAGCGTCACCGGCCCCGCACAGGGGATCTACAGCGCGACCAAGGCCGCCGTCCTCCTGCTCACCGAGGCCCTCGACGCCGAGATAGCGCCGCTCGGGCTGCACGCCGTGGCGATCTGCCCGGGCGGAGTGCGCACCGATTTCCTCGACGCCTCGTCGAGCCGCCGCCCCGCGACCGCTATCGACGACTACGCCGCCGTCGCCGGCACCCTCTCCGCGCTCGACCGGCTCAATCACAACCAGGGCGGCGACCCCGCGCTCCTGGCGCAGACGCTCGTCGAGGTCGCGGCGATGCCCGACCCGCCGACCCGCCTGTATCTCGGGAAGGACGCGCTGCACGCGATCCTGCGCGCGACCGAGGCCGAGCACGCCGACGCCGAGCGCTACGCCGAACTGAGCCGGTCCATCTCCCACTGA